In the genome of Rhodoferax fermentans, one region contains:
- the flhA gene encoding flagellar biosynthesis protein FlhA — translation MNTSLNTVKTWFGNNSALMQGAAAPMLVVAILSMMVLPLPPWILDTFFTFNIAVALMVMMVAAYMLKPLDFAAFPAVLLLTTLMRLSLNVASTRVVLLEGHTGPGAAGAVIEAFGHFLIGGNFAVGLIVFSILVVINFIVVTKGAERIAEVSARFALDAMPGKQMAVDADLNAGLIDEKEAKRRRAEVSEEADFFGSMDGASKFVRGDAVAGILILLINIFGGFTVGVLQHGLSASQAADAYILLAVGDALVAQIPGLLISVAAAMVVSRVGKERDLSGQIVNQMFISPRVLGITATIMGILGIIPGMPHVVFIGIALLLGYGAWALAHKPAPVEEVAAAPVAAADGEASWDDLQPVDQLGLELGYRLITLVDKNRQGDLLTRIKGVRRKFAQEVGFLPPPVHVRDNLELKPSGYRITLRGVIVGEGEAFPGMFLAINPGGISTPLIGTPTTDPAFGLPAHWIDAQQKEAAQMAGFTVVDSETVMATHLSHLMQVQAAKLLSRTETQQLVEHVAKQAPKLIEEVIPKMVPIAVFQKVLQLLLEESVHIRDIRTIIESLAEHAGATNDPAELAKRVRVALSPAIVQQIYGPTHELNVIAIDPSLERLLVQALGNTTGQGQALDPGVADILTKKAAEMALKQEEIGIPACLLVPDQIRSAIARLVRRVAPRLQVLGHSEIPESHTIRIGPILKGAAS, via the coding sequence ATGAATACAAGCCTCAACACCGTCAAGACCTGGTTTGGCAACAACTCCGCGCTGATGCAGGGAGCGGCAGCCCCCATGCTGGTGGTGGCCATTTTGTCGATGATGGTGCTGCCACTGCCGCCCTGGATTCTGGACACCTTCTTCACCTTCAACATCGCTGTGGCGCTGATGGTGATGATGGTCGCAGCCTACATGCTCAAGCCACTGGACTTTGCCGCCTTTCCGGCGGTGTTGCTGCTCACCACCTTGATGCGGCTGTCCCTCAACGTGGCGTCTACCCGCGTGGTGCTGCTGGAAGGCCATACCGGACCGGGAGCAGCCGGTGCGGTGATTGAGGCCTTTGGCCACTTTTTGATTGGCGGCAATTTTGCTGTCGGTCTGATTGTGTTCTCCATCCTCGTTGTTATCAACTTCATAGTGGTTACCAAAGGTGCAGAGCGGATCGCAGAGGTTTCTGCTCGCTTCGCACTGGATGCCATGCCTGGCAAACAGATGGCGGTGGATGCTGACCTGAACGCTGGCCTGATCGATGAGAAGGAGGCCAAACGCCGCCGCGCCGAAGTGTCTGAAGAAGCGGACTTCTTCGGCTCGATGGACGGTGCCTCGAAATTTGTGCGTGGTGATGCGGTGGCGGGCATCCTGATCTTGCTGATCAACATTTTTGGCGGCTTCACGGTTGGTGTGCTGCAACATGGCCTGAGCGCCTCGCAAGCCGCCGACGCCTACATTCTGCTGGCGGTGGGTGATGCGCTGGTGGCCCAGATTCCAGGCTTGCTGATCTCGGTAGCCGCTGCCATGGTGGTGTCACGTGTCGGCAAGGAGCGCGATCTGAGCGGGCAGATTGTCAACCAGATGTTCATCTCGCCACGGGTGCTGGGCATCACCGCCACCATCATGGGCATTCTGGGGATCATCCCGGGCATGCCACATGTGGTGTTTATCGGCATCGCCTTGTTGCTGGGTTATGGCGCCTGGGCGCTGGCGCACAAGCCCGCACCCGTTGAAGAGGTCGCTGCGGCACCCGTCGCAGCAGCGGATGGCGAAGCCAGCTGGGACGATTTGCAGCCGGTCGACCAACTGGGGCTAGAGCTCGGTTACCGGCTGATCACCTTGGTGGACAAAAACCGCCAAGGTGATTTGTTAACCCGTATCAAAGGTGTACGCCGCAAATTCGCCCAGGAGGTTGGCTTTTTGCCGCCACCGGTCCATGTGCGTGACAACCTGGAACTCAAACCCAGTGGTTACCGCATCACCCTGCGTGGCGTGATTGTGGGTGAAGGTGAAGCCTTTCCTGGCATGTTTCTGGCCATCAACCCGGGTGGCATCAGCACCCCGTTGATCGGCACCCCCACCACCGACCCCGCATTTGGCCTGCCCGCACACTGGATCGATGCCCAGCAAAAAGAAGCGGCACAAATGGCTGGATTTACCGTGGTTGATTCCGAGACTGTGATGGCCACGCATTTGTCACACTTGATGCAAGTTCAAGCGGCGAAATTGCTCAGCCGAACAGAAACCCAACAACTGGTAGAACACGTGGCCAAGCAGGCACCCAAACTGATTGAAGAAGTCATCCCCAAAATGGTTCCGATTGCCGTCTTCCAGAAAGTGTTGCAGCTGTTGCTGGAAGAGTCCGTGCACATTCGGGACATTCGCACCATCATCGAGTCTTTGGCCGAGCATGCTGGCGCGACCAACGACCCGGCAGAGCTTGCCAAACGGGTGCGCGTGGCCCTGTCGCCCGCCATCGTGCAGCAGATTTACGGCCCAACCCATGAGCTCAACGTGATTGCCATCGACCCATCGCTGGAGCGCCTGCTGGTTCAAGCCTTGGGCAACACCACGGGTCAAGGCCAGGCACTGGACCCGGGTGTCGCTGACATCCTGACCAAAAAAGCCGCTGAAATGGCCCTCAAACAAGAAGAGATTGGTATTCCTGCCTGCCTGCTGGTGCCGGACCAGATCCGCAGCGCCATCGCCCGACTGGTGCGTCGTGTCGCACCGCGCTTGCAGGTGTTGGGTCACAGCGAAATACCTGAATCACACACCATCCGAATTGGCCCCATCCTTAAAGGCGCAGCATCATGA
- the motA gene encoding flagellar motor stator protein MotA codes for MFVIVGWLIVMVCVFGVYIFHGGNIMVVLKALPFELITIGGATLGAFVANNQMKVIKSSIKGLGTCFKGSKYTKARYMDLLALLYDILQKARKEGLMAIEKDVEDPHSSEIFKKHGDVGHDHHVVEFITDYLRMMVSGNLNAHEIESLMDSEIDTHHAEEHAAVAALQRVAGGLPAFGIVAAVLGVVNTMGSVGQPPAVLGGMIASALVGTFLGILLAYAFAEPLAGLLEQKVEEAGKEFQCIKTTLLASMQGYNPATAIEFGRKVLYSTERPTFGELEAFVKKK; via the coding sequence ATGTTCGTTATTGTTGGTTGGCTGATCGTGATGGTGTGCGTCTTTGGCGTGTACATCTTTCACGGCGGCAACATCATGGTGGTCCTGAAGGCTCTGCCATTTGAGTTGATCACCATTGGTGGCGCCACCTTGGGCGCGTTTGTGGCCAACAACCAGATGAAGGTCATCAAGTCCAGCATCAAAGGTCTGGGCACTTGCTTCAAAGGCAGCAAATACACCAAAGCCCGCTACATGGATTTGCTGGCCTTGCTCTACGACATCTTGCAGAAGGCCCGCAAGGAAGGCCTGATGGCCATTGAAAAAGATGTCGAAGATCCGCACTCTTCCGAAATTTTCAAAAAACATGGCGATGTCGGCCACGACCACCACGTGGTGGAATTCATCACTGACTACTTGCGCATGATGGTCTCGGGCAACCTGAACGCCCACGAAATCGAGTCGCTGATGGACAGCGAAATCGACACCCACCACGCCGAAGAGCATGCTGCAGTAGCCGCACTGCAACGTGTGGCAGGCGGCTTGCCAGCGTTTGGTATCGTGGCCGCTGTGCTGGGGGTGGTGAACACCATGGGCTCGGTGGGGCAGCCACCGGCCGTGCTGGGTGGCATGATTGCATCGGCCTTGGTGGGCACGTTCCTGGGTATCTTGCTGGCTTACGCGTTTGCTGAGCCACTGGCCGGCCTGCTGGAGCAAAAGGTGGAGGAAGCAGGCAAAGAATTCCAGTGCATCAAGACGACCCTTCTGGCCAGCATGCAAGGGTATAACCCGGCAACGGCAATCGAATTTGGCCGCAAGGTGCTGTACTCGACCGAACGCCCGACTTTTGGTGAACTGGAAGCGTTCGTCAAAAAGAAATAG
- the flhF gene encoding flagellar biosynthesis protein FlhF, translated as MNIQRFTAPTAREALAKARMAFGDGTLILSNRPTASGVEVVATGEDTLEALDRNEEARQKQRQAPAKTAPAVNPDSQVIEDTAQLAMSTLSFQDYVRERMLRRRHEAMAVQTTPAQQELSEPPARAAIRPTPTPVARNVSVTPDIAPIQVKKAAPRAPLAAPTAAPSQDIVDELHAMKTLIEDRFNTLTWLGQARQNPIHSNLMLKLIRSGYSPALARTIMERMPEDLNAADATRWVMDVLTRNLRTDAASSAIHEQGGTYALVGATGVGKTTTAAKLAGLCARTYGPASVGLITLDTYRVGAHEQLRAYGRMLGVVAHLAHDRAALQDLLGLLSNKKMVLIDTTGIAPNDPRKRDMMDTLDLPEIHRLLVLNAGGHGDTLDDMVNSFKTTGLQQTILSKTDEAAKIGPALDATIRHQLVLRGVTTGQKVPEDWERADASNLVAMSMRSPAKSAFDPKMTDLGFFFAESTRMQPGQLHA; from the coding sequence ATGAACATCCAACGCTTTACTGCCCCCACCGCCCGGGAAGCCCTCGCCAAAGCACGCATGGCTTTTGGGGACGGCACTTTGATTCTGTCCAACCGCCCCACCGCCTCGGGCGTTGAAGTGGTGGCCACGGGAGAGGACACGCTGGAAGCACTGGACCGCAACGAGGAAGCCCGGCAAAAACAGCGCCAGGCCCCAGCCAAAACCGCGCCAGCCGTCAACCCGGACAGCCAGGTGATCGAGGACACCGCCCAGTTGGCTATGAGCACCCTGTCGTTTCAAGACTATGTGCGTGAGCGCATGCTGCGCCGCCGTCACGAAGCTATGGCCGTTCAAACCACACCAGCGCAACAAGAGCTGTCAGAACCACCCGCGCGTGCGGCGATCCGCCCCACACCCACGCCAGTTGCACGCAACGTGTCGGTGACACCCGACATAGCCCCGATACAAGTGAAAAAGGCAGCCCCACGTGCACCCCTGGCAGCGCCTACGGCCGCCCCGTCGCAAGACATTGTGGACGAATTACACGCCATGAAAACGCTGATTGAGGACCGCTTCAACACCCTGACCTGGCTTGGCCAGGCACGGCAGAACCCGATCCACTCCAACCTGATGCTCAAGCTGATCCGCTCCGGCTATTCACCCGCGCTGGCAAGAACCATCATGGAACGTATGCCGGAAGACCTGAATGCCGCCGACGCCACACGTTGGGTCATGGACGTGCTGACCCGCAATCTGCGCACCGATGCAGCCTCCAGTGCCATCCATGAACAAGGGGGCACCTACGCACTGGTGGGCGCCACCGGCGTCGGAAAAACCACCACTGCTGCAAAATTGGCCGGGTTGTGCGCTCGCACGTACGGCCCGGCCAGCGTTGGTCTGATCACACTCGACACCTATCGGGTCGGTGCCCATGAACAGTTGCGCGCCTATGGCCGTATGCTGGGGGTGGTGGCCCATCTGGCACACGACCGTGCAGCCTTGCAAGACCTGCTGGGACTGCTGTCCAACAAAAAGATGGTGTTGATCGACACCACCGGCATTGCCCCCAATGATCCGCGCAAACGCGACATGATGGACACGCTGGACCTGCCAGAAATCCATCGCCTGCTGGTCCTCAATGCAGGTGGCCACGGGGACACCCTGGATGACATGGTCAATTCCTTCAAAACAACCGGTCTGCAACAAACGATCCTGTCCAAAACAGATGAGGCGGCCAAGATTGGGCCGGCACTGGACGCCACGATCCGCCACCAGCTGGTGCTCAGAGGCGTCACCACCGGCCAAAAGGTTCCCGAAGACTGGGAACGCGCAGATGCCAGCAACCTTGTTGCAATGTCGATGCGCTCACCGGCCAAATCGGCGTTTGACCCCAAGATGACAGATCTGGGCTTCTTCTTTGCCGAGTCCACCCGGATGCAACCGGGACAACTTCATGCTTGA
- the motB gene encoding flagellar motor protein MotB, with translation MATDAKKLQPIIIKRVKKAGHVAHGGAWKIAYADFVTAMMAFFLLMWLLGSTSEGDKKGLSDYFSSPLKVAMEGGPGAGASQSVINGGGNDLTQTAGQSKRGDGASPAARKLSGEQDRVSRARKDAQQMAQLSAKISALISSNPKLTEFSEQIKLTITPDGLQIQIVDDQKRPMFDSGSASVKPYMRDILQQIGLALVDVDNKLSIDGHTDQTPYASGVRGYSNWELSADRANASRRELMSAGVPDDKVARVMGLASSVLLDEQDPRSPSNRRISITILTREAEERLLGARRVDNAATTENATKPDQTGVAPTVNP, from the coding sequence ATGGCAACCGACGCCAAAAAACTACAGCCGATCATCATCAAGCGGGTGAAAAAGGCCGGCCATGTTGCCCATGGCGGCGCTTGGAAGATCGCCTACGCCGACTTTGTGACCGCCATGATGGCGTTTTTTCTGCTGATGTGGCTGCTGGGCAGCACATCAGAAGGGGACAAGAAAGGCCTGTCAGACTACTTTTCCTCCCCCTTGAAAGTCGCCATGGAAGGCGGCCCGGGTGCCGGCGCCAGCCAGAGTGTGATCAACGGTGGCGGAAACGACCTGACACAAACCGCCGGTCAGTCCAAACGAGGCGACGGTGCCAGCCCTGCAGCACGCAAACTCTCAGGGGAACAGGACCGGGTATCGCGCGCCCGAAAAGATGCACAACAAATGGCCCAGTTGAGCGCCAAGATCAGCGCCCTGATATCCAGCAATCCCAAACTGACGGAGTTCAGTGAACAGATCAAGCTGACCATCACACCCGATGGTCTGCAGATCCAGATCGTGGACGATCAGAAACGCCCCATGTTTGACAGCGGCAGCGCCAGCGTCAAACCTTATATGCGCGACATCCTGCAACAAATTGGGCTGGCGCTGGTGGACGTGGACAACAAACTCAGCATCGACGGGCACACGGACCAGACACCGTATGCCAGCGGTGTACGTGGCTACAGCAACTGGGAACTCTCTGCGGACCGAGCCAATGCATCCAGACGTGAACTGATGTCTGCCGGTGTGCCCGACGACAAGGTGGCACGCGTCATGGGCTTGGCTTCGAGCGTCTTGCTGGACGAACAAGATCCGCGCAGTCCATCCAATCGTAGAATCAGCATTACCATCTTGACTCGAGAAGCAGAAGAACGCCTGCTGGGAGCCAGGCGGGTGGATAACGCAGCGACAACTGAAAATGCAACAAAACCGGATCAAACAGGTGTTGCCCCCACTGTCAATCCCTAA
- a CDS encoding protein phosphatase CheZ encodes MIGGTASSSAANTPELSQDIHHRIGVLTRQLHDSLNGLGLTDKVKDWAEEIPDVKSRLSYIARLTGEAAEKVLNSVDQAKTHHDYIAAETRRIGALIVKDPVAAVAKGHVMNFITDVEEATKHIDKNLTDIMMAQDFHDLTGQVISKVVNLAANIEQQLVQLLIVTAPTPPVNKPTETAASTFVVHEHPVLQGPVVNPEGNPDVVKGQSEVDDLLASLGF; translated from the coding sequence ATGATCGGCGGCACTGCTTCCAGCTCTGCGGCCAACACGCCCGAATTGTCCCAAGACATTCACCATCGCATCGGTGTTCTCACGCGCCAGTTGCATGACTCGCTGAATGGTTTGGGGCTGACAGACAAGGTCAAAGACTGGGCAGAAGAGATTCCTGACGTCAAAAGCCGTCTGTCCTACATTGCCCGACTGACCGGTGAAGCTGCAGAAAAAGTGCTCAACAGTGTGGATCAAGCCAAGACACACCACGACTACATTGCGGCAGAGACGCGCCGCATTGGCGCACTGATTGTCAAGGACCCGGTCGCAGCCGTGGCCAAAGGCCATGTGATGAACTTCATCACCGATGTGGAAGAAGCCACCAAACACATTGACAAGAACCTGACCGACATCATGATGGCGCAAGACTTTCATGACCTAACCGGACAGGTGATCTCCAAGGTCGTCAATCTGGCGGCCAACATTGAACAGCAGCTGGTTCAGCTGCTGATCGTGACGGCTCCGACGCCGCCAGTGAACAAACCGACTGAAACAGCCGCAAGCACTTTTGTGGTGCATGAACACCCCGTTCTGCAGGGTCCCGTGGTCAACCCCGAAGGTAATCCCGACGTGGTCAAGGGCCAGTCCGAAGTGGACGATTTGCTCGCCAGCCTGGGCTTCTAA
- a CDS encoding RNA polymerase sigma factor FliA: MYTAKGQLDRNALIRQYQPLVRKLAHHMMAKLPANVQVDDLIQVGLIGLSEALTRFEATQGVQFETFATQRIRGAMLDELRENDWVSRGTRKSQKDIEESLRRLEHRLGRSPLESEIAADLGMSLSDYQSLLGKVKGTQLVYLEDMNHGSDDEDSFLDRHMGDTEADPLNMLRNQRLREALVAAIKNLPEREQYIMSMYYEQDMNLKEIAAVLDVTESRICQLHSQSIARLRAKMRTH; encoded by the coding sequence ATGTACACCGCCAAGGGACAACTGGACCGCAATGCACTGATTCGCCAGTACCAGCCCCTGGTACGCAAGCTGGCGCACCACATGATGGCCAAGCTGCCTGCCAACGTGCAGGTGGACGATCTGATCCAGGTCGGTTTGATTGGTCTGTCCGAAGCGCTGACACGGTTCGAGGCCACCCAGGGCGTGCAGTTTGAAACCTTTGCCACCCAACGCATCCGCGGCGCCATGCTGGACGAATTGCGCGAGAACGACTGGGTCTCTCGTGGCACACGCAAGAGCCAGAAAGACATCGAGGAGTCATTGCGCCGCCTGGAACACCGGCTGGGCCGTAGCCCGCTAGAGAGTGAAATCGCAGCCGATCTGGGCATGAGCCTGAGTGACTACCAGAGCCTGCTGGGCAAGGTCAAAGGTACCCAGCTGGTCTATCTGGAAGACATGAACCACGGTTCAGATGATGAAGACAGTTTTCTGGATCGGCATATGGGTGACACCGAGGCCGACCCCCTGAACATGCTGCGCAACCAACGCCTGCGCGAAGCCCTCGTGGCCGCCATCAAGAACCTGCCCGAACGTGAACAGTACATCATGAGCATGTACTACGAGCAAGACATGAACCTGAAAGAAATTGCAGCTGTGCTGGACGTGACCGAATCACGCATCTGCCAGTTACACAGCCAGTCGATTGCCCGCCTGCGGGCCAAAATGCGCACCCACTGA
- a CDS encoding EscU/YscU/HrcU family type III secretion system export apparatus switch protein, whose translation MESSSQDRNLPASERKLQKARDDGQVARSRDLAHLAVLGGGAVTLMALAPTMFGQLKTHMGLQLLFDAQTLKDPMIMVNRLGAMTAVGLVASAVFAAIVSAIAILGTVATGGWVTSLKPITPDFSRLNPLSGFGRLFTKDKATEVGKMTFIALMLLLVGFNYLKGGLDTLGALVLQPSAKSLSYLADWITTGMGLMLLVVLVVAMVDVPLQSFLHKSRMKMSHQEMKQESKESDGNPQMKGRMRQRQRDIANGNSISKVPKADFVLMNPTHYAVAIQYDDKTMPAPRVISKGADLLAFKIRDLAKENAIPVLQSPMLARALYANAEIDQDIPTSLYTAVAQVLAYIYRLKAAMRGDGPLPGEVPVPFVPPELDPLSKVIAAETP comes from the coding sequence ATGGAATCCAGCAGTCAAGATCGCAACTTACCCGCATCCGAACGCAAGCTTCAAAAAGCGCGTGACGACGGCCAAGTAGCACGTTCACGCGATTTGGCGCACCTGGCGGTATTGGGTGGCGGCGCAGTGACACTGATGGCCTTGGCACCAACCATGTTTGGGCAGCTCAAGACCCACATGGGGCTGCAACTGCTGTTTGATGCACAAACCCTCAAAGACCCGATGATCATGGTGAACCGGCTGGGCGCCATGACAGCTGTGGGGCTGGTGGCCAGTGCCGTGTTTGCCGCCATCGTCAGTGCCATCGCGATCCTCGGCACCGTTGCGACGGGTGGCTGGGTGACCAGCCTGAAACCCATCACACCAGACTTCAGTCGACTCAACCCACTCTCGGGTTTTGGCCGTTTGTTCACCAAAGACAAGGCCACCGAAGTGGGCAAGATGACATTCATCGCCTTGATGTTGCTTCTAGTGGGCTTCAACTACCTCAAGGGTGGCCTCGACACCCTGGGCGCACTCGTGCTACAGCCCTCAGCCAAATCCTTGAGTTACCTAGCCGACTGGATCACCACGGGCATGGGCCTGATGCTGTTGGTGGTGCTGGTGGTTGCGATGGTGGATGTGCCACTGCAGTCTTTCCTGCACAAATCGCGCATGAAGATGTCTCACCAGGAAATGAAACAGGAAAGCAAAGAGTCTGACGGCAACCCCCAAATGAAGGGCCGCATGCGCCAGCGCCAGCGCGACATCGCCAATGGCAACAGCATCTCCAAAGTGCCCAAAGCCGATTTTGTGCTGATGAACCCAACCCACTACGCTGTGGCGATCCAATACGACGACAAAACCATGCCGGCCCCGAGAGTCATTTCCAAAGGTGCGGACCTGCTGGCCTTCAAGATCCGTGACCTGGCCAAGGAAAACGCGATCCCCGTGCTGCAATCCCCCATGCTGGCGCGCGCTTTGTATGCCAATGCAGAGATCGACCAGGACATCCCTACCAGCCTGTACACCGCTGTCGCCCAGGTGCTGGCCTACATCTACCGGCTCAAAGCCGCCATGCGCGGCGACGGCCCCCTACCAGGCGAGGTGCCCGTGCCCTTTGTGCCACCGGAACTGGACCCTCTGTCCAAAGTGATTGCGGCTGAAACACCATGA
- the flhD gene encoding flagellar transcriptional regulator FlhD: protein MNDDQLSREIRDANLTYLMLAQNVIRRDKAEALFRLGISEESADMIAMLSPAQILKIASSPMLLCRFRVDDDMVWNLLTNHTAAKVDNDATTKLHASILMAGRFGEAL from the coding sequence ATGAACGACGACCAACTCTCCCGGGAAATCCGTGATGCCAACCTCACCTATCTGATGTTGGCGCAAAACGTGATTCGCCGCGACAAGGCTGAGGCATTGTTCCGCTTGGGCATCTCGGAAGAATCGGCCGACATGATTGCGATGTTGTCACCGGCGCAGATCCTGAAGATTGCGTCGAGCCCGATGTTGCTGTGCCGCTTCCGGGTGGATGACGACATGGTCTGGAACCTGTTGACCAACCACACCGCCGCCAAAGTTGACAACGATGCCACCACCAAACTCCATGCCAGCATTTTGATGGCAGGCCGCTTTGGCGAAGCCCTGTAA
- a CDS encoding FkbM family methyltransferase → MQTDIDFVKLVLLMNSVISDGYKRREKTAEILFDFFQNLVVKTRPKYFFEIGAFDAKFSREAKIKLPDCSFCAFEANPYNFNLFKGAVEEDGVDCIHLAIGDSAGKIKFNLQKSVNGQSVHAVRGNNSILKRVRDNVDYEEIEVPVNTIDNLFFDAVMPDESLAIWIDVEGYAHEVLSGAVKILGRTSMVFVEVESQSYWKNQRLDVDVIEFMMNNGFVPVARDFEYEGQYNLIFLKRDIFRSSIVQEELFKFFSTIKCS, encoded by the coding sequence ATGCAAACAGATATTGACTTTGTAAAGCTGGTTCTGCTAATGAACTCGGTTATTTCAGATGGTTACAAAAGACGAGAAAAAACAGCAGAAATTCTATTTGATTTTTTTCAAAATCTAGTTGTGAAGACGAGGCCGAAATATTTTTTTGAAATAGGTGCCTTTGATGCAAAATTTTCAAGAGAAGCAAAAATAAAATTACCTGATTGTAGCTTTTGTGCATTTGAAGCTAATCCATACAATTTCAACTTATTCAAAGGCGCTGTTGAAGAAGATGGTGTTGACTGTATTCATTTGGCTATTGGTGACAGTGCGGGAAAAATTAAATTTAATTTGCAAAAATCGGTTAATGGGCAAAGTGTGCATGCGGTAAGAGGAAATAACTCGATACTGAAGAGAGTTCGAGATAATGTTGACTATGAAGAAATAGAGGTTCCGGTTAATACAATTGACAATCTATTTTTTGATGCAGTCATGCCAGATGAGAGTCTTGCAATATGGATAGATGTTGAGGGGTATGCGCATGAGGTGTTAAGTGGTGCTGTTAAGATATTGGGTAGAACGTCAATGGTTTTTGTTGAAGTTGAGAGTCAATCTTACTGGAAAAATCAGAGATTGGATGTGGATGTTATTGAATTTATGATGAATAATGGATTTGTGCCAGTTGCACGAGACTTTGAGTATGAGGGGCAGTACAACTTAATTTTCTTAAAAAGAGATATTTTTCGAAGTTCTATTGTTCAGGAAGAGTTGTTTAAATTTTTTTCAACAATCAAATGTAGTTAA
- the cheY gene encoding chemotaxis response regulator CheY codes for MANDLKFLVVDDFSTMRRIVRNLLKEIGYSEADEAEDGVVALNKLRNSSFDFVVSDINMPNMNGFQLLNEIKKDDKLKHLPVLMVTAEARKEDIVMAAQQGAAGYIVKPFTKATLEDKVNLILSKLGMK; via the coding sequence ATGGCCAATGATCTCAAGTTCTTGGTGGTTGACGACTTCTCCACCATGCGGCGCATTGTGCGCAATCTGCTCAAGGAAATTGGCTACTCAGAGGCGGATGAAGCCGAAGATGGTGTGGTCGCGCTCAACAAATTGCGAAACTCAAGCTTTGATTTTGTGGTGAGCGACATCAACATGCCCAATATGAACGGGTTTCAGTTGCTCAACGAAATCAAAAAAGACGACAAGCTCAAGCACTTGCCAGTCTTGATGGTGACCGCCGAGGCCCGCAAGGAAGATATTGTGATGGCCGCGCAGCAAGGCGCTGCGGGCTACATCGTCAAGCCGTTCACCAAAGCCACGCTGGAAGACAAAGTCAATCTGATCCTGTCGAAGCTGGGGATGAAATGA
- the flhC gene encoding flagellar transcriptional regulator FlhC, giving the protein MATTSTKSVLNDSKQVERAVALIQLGARLQVLESETNLSYERLLRLYKEVAGKSPSKGQLPFSTDWFLTWQPNIHASLFLNTYEYLNKVSALEDIEAIMKAYRLYSEQIATCGVEPLLSITRAWRLVKFVDNHMLAMTKCSKCGGHFVSEPYENSRHFECGLCTPPARAGKGSAGGGILLH; this is encoded by the coding sequence ATGGCCACGACATCGACCAAAAGTGTTCTGAACGACTCCAAGCAAGTGGAACGCGCTGTGGCGCTGATCCAGCTGGGCGCGCGCCTGCAGGTGTTGGAGAGTGAAACCAACCTGTCCTACGAGCGGCTTCTGCGCCTGTACAAAGAGGTGGCAGGCAAGTCACCCTCCAAAGGCCAGCTGCCGTTTTCTACCGACTGGTTCCTGACCTGGCAGCCCAACATCCACGCCTCGCTGTTTTTGAACACTTATGAATACCTTAACAAGGTCAGCGCCCTGGAAGACATTGAGGCGATCATGAAGGCCTACCGCCTGTACAGCGAGCAAATCGCCACCTGCGGCGTGGAGCCGCTCTTGAGCATCACCCGCGCTTGGCGTTTGGTGAAGTTTGTCGACAACCACATGTTGGCCATGACCAAGTGCAGCAAGTGCGGCGGGCATTTTGTCAGTGAGCCCTATGAGAATTCACGGCACTTTGAATGCGGCCTGTGCACCCCGCCAGCGCGCGCTGGCAAGGGGTCTGCGGGTGGTGGTATCTTGCTGCACTGA
- the flgM gene encoding flagellar biosynthesis anti-sigma factor FlgM: protein MTTIKPTDNHVAISSTAASLPAKNGQVAGTQVKPGASAPKSAPTAGVAVTVSSLARSLEMDGSGDVADVDMAKVSTIKQAISDGTYVVNPGVIADKLLSNAQDMLKRSSV from the coding sequence ATGACCACCATCAAGCCCACCGACAACCACGTTGCCATCAGCAGCACCGCTGCTTCTTTACCTGCCAAGAATGGTCAGGTGGCGGGTACGCAGGTGAAACCTGGCGCCAGTGCTCCCAAAAGCGCGCCAACAGCAGGTGTGGCGGTGACCGTGTCCAGTCTGGCCCGGTCTTTGGAAATGGACGGGTCCGGCGACGTGGCAGATGTCGACATGGCCAAGGTCAGCACCATCAAACAAGCCATTTCGGATGGCACCTATGTGGTCAACCCCGGCGTGATTGCCGACAAGTTGTTGTCCAACGCGCAGGACATGTTGAAACGCAGCAGCGTTTGA